From a single Cupriavidus taiwanensis LMG 19424 genomic region:
- a CDS encoding nucleobase:cation symporter-2 family protein: protein MNPTLPTQGNAAVHPVDEVLPPPRLLALGLQHVLVMYAGAIAVPMIIGGALKLPKDQVAFLIAADLFCCGLVTMIQSIGIWKVGIRLPVMMGVTFTAIAPIIATGSNPSLGLPAVFGAVMVAGVFTCFAAPYVGKMVRWFPPVVTGTVVLVIGISLMRVGINWAAGGNPTLNTAAGPVPNPNFGLPVNIAIATAVLCTVLALVAFARGFLCNVAVLIGIAVGFGIALALGKVSFDGLHGAHWVEFITPFHFGWPTFDAMTSVTLCVVMIVIMIEGVGQFLALGEIVDRPVDSEDLARGLRADGVGAMVGAVFNTFTYTSYAQNVGLVQVTGVRSRWVCATAGGILIVLGCLPKLAFFAASIPQYVLGGAALVMFGMVAATGVRILGHVDFVENKKNAYIVAVSVALGMIPLVSDKFFAQMPELLAKFCQNGILLGTLAAVLLNLLFNARSPAPRPHGLAKEPA, encoded by the coding sequence ATGAACCCCACCCTGCCTACGCAAGGGAATGCCGCCGTGCATCCCGTCGACGAGGTCCTGCCACCGCCGCGCCTGCTGGCCCTGGGCCTGCAGCATGTGCTGGTGATGTATGCCGGCGCCATTGCCGTGCCGATGATCATCGGCGGCGCCCTCAAGCTGCCCAAGGACCAGGTTGCCTTCCTGATCGCCGCCGACCTGTTCTGCTGCGGCCTGGTGACGATGATCCAGAGCATCGGCATCTGGAAGGTCGGCATCCGCCTGCCGGTGATGATGGGCGTCACCTTCACCGCGATCGCGCCGATCATCGCCACCGGCTCCAATCCGTCGCTGGGGCTGCCGGCGGTGTTCGGCGCGGTGATGGTGGCGGGCGTCTTCACTTGCTTTGCCGCGCCCTATGTCGGCAAGATGGTGCGCTGGTTCCCGCCGGTCGTGACCGGCACCGTGGTGCTGGTGATCGGGATCTCGCTGATGCGGGTCGGCATCAACTGGGCGGCGGGCGGCAACCCCACCCTCAACACCGCGGCCGGTCCGGTGCCCAACCCCAATTTCGGCTTGCCGGTGAACATTGCCATCGCCACCGCGGTGCTGTGCACGGTGCTGGCGCTGGTGGCGTTCGCGCGCGGCTTCCTGTGCAACGTGGCGGTGCTGATCGGCATTGCGGTGGGCTTCGGCATTGCGCTGGCGCTGGGCAAGGTCAGCTTCGACGGCCTGCACGGCGCGCACTGGGTCGAGTTCATCACGCCCTTCCACTTCGGCTGGCCCACCTTCGACGCCATGACCTCGGTCACGCTGTGCGTGGTGATGATCGTGATCATGATCGAAGGCGTGGGGCAGTTCCTGGCGCTGGGCGAGATCGTCGATCGCCCGGTCGACTCCGAAGACCTGGCGCGCGGCCTGCGCGCCGACGGTGTCGGCGCGATGGTGGGGGCGGTATTCAACACCTTCACCTACACCTCGTACGCGCAGAACGTCGGGCTGGTGCAGGTTACCGGCGTGCGCAGCCGCTGGGTCTGCGCCACCGCAGGCGGCATCCTGATCGTGCTGGGCTGCCTGCCCAAGCTGGCCTTCTTCGCGGCATCGATCCCGCAATACGTGCTGGGCGGCGCGGCGCTGGTGATGTTCGGCATGGTCGCGGCCACGGGCGTGCGCATCCTCGGCCATGTGGACTTTGTCGAGAACAAGAAGAACGCCTACATCGTCGCCGTCAGCGTGGCGCTGGGCATGATCCCGCTGGTGTCGGACAAGTTCTTCGCGCAAATGCCCGAGCTGCTGGCCAAGTTCTGCCAGAACGGCATCCTGCTGGGCACGCTGGCCGCGGTGCTGCTGAACCTGTTGTTCAACGCGCGTTCGCCGGCCCCCCGGCCTCACGGGCTGGCCAAGGAGCCGGCATGA
- a CDS encoding conjugal transfer protein TraN has protein sequence MRKSIHLFVLKRLPGRHRRKLPFEVRQDREYPFPGTVDSPYFLYRSDAELKAHPSYKAAKAGSAEAAIQLIADLAPPLVARLLDEAFPPSCIFVAPHAKEAAGENAIPQVLAMYLHHALDGSVDETIVQATKVFHTGADPMERLNMRASFSGYVVPDGRYVLVDDVTTMGGTLAELANYIQCHGAGVIAAIVLVCAGRSGRLVAPGRVIRELERRYGDEIRKIFGIATHALTADEAGYLIGFRTSDEIRNRRAKAEQETHLRLGAKGIQLDEPEGQVKPKGADRR, from the coding sequence GTGCGAAAGTCAATCCACCTCTTCGTTCTAAAGCGGCTACCTGGACGTCACCGAAGGAAGCTGCCGTTCGAGGTTCGGCAGGATCGCGAGTACCCTTTCCCAGGAACGGTCGATTCGCCGTATTTCCTCTATCGGTCCGATGCCGAACTCAAGGCGCATCCGAGCTACAAGGCTGCCAAAGCCGGCAGCGCTGAAGCGGCAATACAGCTGATTGCCGACCTTGCGCCGCCGCTGGTGGCAAGGTTGCTCGACGAAGCCTTTCCACCTTCATGCATCTTCGTCGCCCCGCACGCGAAAGAAGCCGCAGGCGAGAATGCCATCCCGCAAGTGCTGGCGATGTATTTGCACCATGCCCTGGACGGATCAGTCGATGAAACCATCGTGCAGGCAACAAAGGTATTCCACACCGGCGCAGACCCAATGGAGCGGCTGAATATGCGCGCGAGCTTTTCCGGATATGTCGTGCCAGATGGGCGCTATGTGCTGGTCGACGACGTGACTACAATGGGGGGCACGCTAGCCGAGCTTGCCAACTATATTCAATGTCACGGTGCCGGCGTGATCGCAGCAATCGTCCTCGTATGCGCAGGACGCTCTGGTAGACTCGTGGCACCCGGAAGGGTAATTCGTGAACTGGAAAGGAGGTATGGCGATGAAATCCGCAAGATCTTCGGCATTGCCACCCACGCCCTCACCGCGGATGAAGCGGGGTACCTCATCGGTTTCCGTACATCTGACGAAATCCGAAATCGCCGAGCTAAGGCGGAACAAGAAACGCATCTCCGACTTGGCGCGAAAGGCATTCAGCTCGATGAACCTGAAGGGCAAGTAAAGCCCAAAGGCGCTGACCGCCGGTAG
- a CDS encoding metallophosphoesterase, protein MPPRTTILTAALVTALLHGYIGLRLLPAMPAPMALKVLAVAWLALSCALLPAGLLARRVSQPWSDLVSWVGMLAMGFFSSLLVLTLVRDVALAAAWLAGQLLGWRAPGLAAGSAVAVPLLALLVTLAGYVNARRLARVVEVDVPVRGLPDALHGFTIAQISDIHVGPTIKRPYLDRIVDRVNSLQADAVAITGDLVDGTVRELSAHTAPLARLQARHGTYFVTGNHEYYSGAQPWIDELRRLGVRVLMNEHVVLQHDGDALVLGGVTDYSAGRFHETHRSDPQRAIAGAPADAGVRVLLAHQPRTAPAAAQAGFDLQLSGHTHGGQFWPWNLFVPMQQPYTAGLVRHGSLWIYISRGTGYWGPPKRFGAPSEITRVRLVRGN, encoded by the coding sequence ATGCCTCCACGCACCACCATCCTGACCGCGGCGCTCGTCACGGCCCTGCTGCATGGCTATATCGGGCTGCGCCTGCTGCCCGCGATGCCGGCACCGATGGCACTCAAGGTCCTGGCGGTGGCCTGGCTGGCCTTGTCGTGCGCGCTGCTGCCGGCCGGACTGCTGGCGCGGCGCGTCAGCCAGCCCTGGTCGGACCTGGTGTCCTGGGTCGGCATGCTGGCCATGGGATTCTTCTCATCGCTGCTGGTGCTGACGCTGGTCCGGGACGTCGCCCTCGCCGCTGCCTGGCTGGCGGGGCAACTGCTCGGCTGGCGCGCGCCAGGCCTGGCCGCCGGCAGCGCCGTGGCGGTGCCGCTGCTGGCCTTGCTGGTGACGCTGGCGGGCTATGTCAACGCGCGCCGGCTGGCGCGCGTGGTCGAGGTCGACGTGCCGGTGCGCGGCCTGCCGGATGCGCTGCACGGCTTCACCATCGCTCAGATCAGCGACATCCATGTTGGCCCCACCATCAAGCGGCCCTACCTGGACCGCATCGTCGACCGCGTCAACAGCCTGCAGGCCGATGCCGTCGCCATCACCGGCGACCTGGTCGACGGCACCGTGCGCGAACTGTCCGCCCACACCGCGCCGCTGGCGCGGCTGCAGGCGCGCCACGGCACCTACTTCGTCACCGGCAACCACGAGTACTACTCCGGTGCACAGCCGTGGATCGACGAACTGCGCCGCCTGGGCGTGCGGGTGCTGATGAACGAGCACGTGGTGCTGCAGCATGACGGCGACGCACTGGTGCTGGGCGGCGTCACCGACTACTCCGCCGGCCGCTTCCACGAAACCCACCGCAGCGACCCGCAGCGCGCCATCGCCGGCGCCCCCGCCGACGCCGGCGTGCGCGTGCTGCTGGCCCACCAGCCGCGCACCGCGCCCGCGGCGGCGCAAGCGGGTTTCGACCTGCAGCTGTCGGGCCATACCCATGGCGGCCAGTTCTGGCCGTGGAACCTGTTCGTGCCGATGCAGCAGCCGTACACCGCCGGCCTGGTGCGGCATGGATCGCTGTGGATCTATATCAGCCGTGGTACTGGATATTGGGGCCCGCCGAAGCGGTTCGGGGCGCCGTCGGAAATTACGCGGGTGAGGTTGGTGCGAGGCAACTAG
- a CDS encoding LysR family transcriptional regulator translates to MNVSLRQLRAFIAVAQERHFTRAAEKLDLSQSSVSALIHELEANLGLKLFDRHTRQLHITQAGAELLPLVKKAVADIDSVIENSSELRTLGRGRVSIAASSIQAALMLPRVIREFCVSHPGVKVELHDVSEHEVTKMVSSGEVDFGIGTIPEGQPDLSAHRLMDDAFVIVMPAHHPLRRRKTLRWEDVAGLPVIGPHKGNPIRDCLDTALAARGITLQRVHEVLLPLTMVGMVDAGLGIAVMSAAVTRLTGALGLATVMPTDPVIHREISLLVHADRSLSPPAQAFRDLLMRYRAKLTEAG, encoded by the coding sequence ATGAACGTGTCGCTGCGCCAGCTGCGCGCGTTTATCGCCGTGGCGCAGGAGCGCCACTTCACCCGCGCCGCCGAAAAGCTGGACCTGTCGCAGTCGTCGGTCAGCGCGCTGATCCACGAGCTGGAAGCCAACCTCGGCCTGAAGCTGTTCGACCGCCACACGCGCCAGCTGCACATCACGCAGGCGGGCGCGGAACTGCTGCCGCTGGTGAAGAAGGCGGTGGCCGATATCGACAGCGTGATCGAGAACTCCAGCGAGCTGCGCACGCTGGGACGCGGGCGCGTGTCGATCGCGGCATCGTCGATCCAGGCGGCGCTGATGCTGCCGCGCGTGATCCGCGAGTTCTGCGTCAGCCATCCGGGCGTGAAGGTGGAGCTGCACGATGTGTCCGAGCATGAAGTGACCAAAATGGTCAGCTCGGGTGAAGTCGACTTCGGCATCGGCACCATCCCGGAGGGCCAGCCGGACCTGAGCGCGCACCGGCTGATGGACGATGCCTTCGTCATCGTGATGCCGGCGCACCATCCGCTGCGCCGGCGCAAGACGCTGCGCTGGGAGGACGTGGCCGGCCTGCCGGTGATCGGGCCGCACAAGGGCAACCCGATCCGCGACTGCCTGGACACCGCGCTGGCCGCCCGCGGCATCACGCTGCAACGGGTGCACGAGGTGTTGCTGCCGCTGACCATGGTGGGCATGGTCGACGCCGGGCTGGGCATCGCCGTGATGAGCGCCGCGGTCACGCGGCTGACCGGCGCGCTGGGGCTGGCTACGGTGATGCCGACCGATCCGGTGATCCACCGCGAGATCTCGCTGCTGGTGCACGCGGACCGGTCGCTGTCGCCGCCGGCGCAGGCTTTCCGCGACCTGCTGATGCGTTATCGCGCCAAGCTTACTGAGGCGGGCTGA
- the ettA gene encoding energy-dependent translational throttle protein EttA: MAQYVFTMNRVGKIVPPKRHILKDISLSFFPGAKIGVLGLNGSGKSTLLKIMAGLDKEIEGEATPMPNLNIGYLPQEPQLNPEQTVRESVEEALGGVFEARKKLDEIYAAYAEPDADFDALAADQAKYEAILAASDGNNVELQLEIAADALRLPPWDAKIEHLSGGEKRRVALCRLLLSRPDMLLLDEPTNHLDAESVDWLEQFLTRFPGTVVAVTHDRYFLDNAAEWILELDRGQGIPWKGNYSSWLDQKEARLKQEEASESARQKALHKELEWVRQNPKGRQAKSKARLARFDELNSQEYQKRNETQEIFIPVGERLGNEVIEFDNVSKGFGDRMLIENLSFKVPPGAIVGIIGPNGAGKSTFFKMLTGKEQPDSGEIKIGPTVKMAFVDQSRDALDGTKTVFEEISGGADVLTVGRYETPSRAYIGRFNFKGGDQQKQVGTLSGGERGRLHMAKTLIAGGNVLLLDEPSNDLDVETLRALEDALLEFAGCVMVISHDRWFLDRIATHILAFEGDSHVEFFPGNYQEYEADKKKRLGEEGAKPKRIRYKPIVR, translated from the coding sequence ATGGCACAGTACGTTTTCACCATGAACCGCGTGGGCAAGATCGTTCCGCCCAAGCGTCACATCCTGAAGGACATCTCGCTGTCGTTCTTCCCGGGCGCCAAGATTGGCGTGCTCGGCCTGAACGGCTCGGGCAAGTCCACGCTGCTCAAGATCATGGCCGGCCTCGACAAGGAAATCGAGGGCGAGGCCACGCCGATGCCGAACCTGAACATCGGCTACCTGCCGCAGGAGCCGCAGCTCAACCCCGAGCAGACCGTGCGCGAGTCGGTGGAAGAGGCCCTGGGCGGCGTGTTCGAGGCGCGCAAGAAGCTCGATGAAATCTACGCCGCGTACGCCGAGCCGGACGCGGACTTCGACGCGCTGGCCGCCGACCAGGCCAAGTACGAAGCTATTCTGGCCGCCAGCGACGGCAACAACGTCGAACTGCAGCTGGAGATCGCCGCCGACGCGCTGCGCCTGCCGCCGTGGGACGCGAAGATCGAACATCTCTCCGGCGGCGAAAAGCGCCGCGTGGCGCTGTGCCGCCTGCTGCTGTCGCGCCCCGACATGCTGTTGCTCGACGAACCGACCAACCACCTGGATGCGGAATCGGTCGACTGGCTCGAACAGTTCCTGACGCGCTTCCCGGGCACCGTGGTGGCCGTGACCCACGACCGCTACTTCCTCGACAACGCCGCCGAGTGGATCCTGGAACTGGACCGCGGCCAGGGCATCCCCTGGAAGGGCAACTACAGCTCGTGGCTGGACCAGAAGGAAGCGCGCCTGAAGCAGGAAGAGGCCAGCGAATCGGCGCGCCAGAAGGCGCTGCACAAGGAACTGGAGTGGGTGCGCCAGAACCCCAAGGGCCGCCAGGCCAAGTCCAAGGCGCGCCTGGCCCGCTTTGACGAGCTGAACAGCCAGGAATACCAGAAGCGCAACGAAACCCAGGAAATCTTCATCCCGGTGGGTGAGCGCCTGGGCAACGAAGTGATCGAGTTCGACAACGTCAGCAAGGGTTTCGGCGACCGCATGCTGATCGAAAACCTCAGCTTCAAGGTGCCGCCGGGCGCTATCGTCGGCATCATCGGTCCGAACGGCGCCGGCAAGTCGACGTTCTTCAAGATGCTGACCGGCAAGGAGCAGCCGGACAGCGGCGAGATCAAGATCGGGCCGACCGTGAAGATGGCCTTCGTCGACCAGAGCCGCGACGCGCTGGACGGCACCAAGACCGTGTTCGAGGAAATCTCGGGCGGCGCCGACGTGCTGACCGTGGGCCGTTACGAAACCCCGTCGCGCGCCTATATCGGGCGCTTCAACTTCAAGGGCGGCGACCAGCAGAAGCAGGTCGGCACGCTGTCGGGCGGCGAACGCGGCCGCCTGCACATGGCCAAGACGCTGATCGCCGGCGGCAACGTGCTGCTGCTGGACGAGCCGTCGAACGACCTCGACGTGGAAACGCTGCGCGCGCTGGAAGACGCGCTGCTCGAGTTCGCCGGCTGCGTGATGGTGATCTCGCACGATCGCTGGTTCCTGGACCGGATCGCGACGCACATCCTGGCGTTCGAGGGCGACTCGCATGTCGAGTTCTTCCCCGGCAACTACCAGGAATACGAGGCGGACAAGAAGAAGCGCCTGGGCGAGGAAGGGGCCAAGCCGAAGCGGATCCGGTACAAGCCTATCGTGCGGTGA
- a CDS encoding amidohydrolase family protein, giving the protein MIIDTHLHPTNLVDEAWRHTGEPFNGERMLKMMDGPYMINGKPRRIDMGFIQPPPGNTGYRDGNRRGREGIRDYMAYIAELCQKYPDRFIGNFTFNPRWGPEEGALELEFHVKEYGFKMLKLHANMHGYRPDRALDWLRPAMKVCAKYNVVVLIHTGDGPYTIPTMFYPIIREFPMVNFIIGHFGIQTGGNYSFEAFWMAMDTPNVYCESGWCFQSRIVEFARQLPRDKIVFGTDTPPNEPGMWLRELEMLCGPAPQGMDLDEDGLEDYMGNNIARLVGIEPTAPPRTQEEALARLKDTYASTR; this is encoded by the coding sequence ATGATTATCGACACCCACCTGCACCCGACCAACCTGGTCGACGAAGCCTGGCGCCACACCGGCGAGCCCTTCAACGGCGAGCGCATGCTCAAGATGATGGACGGCCCCTACATGATCAACGGCAAGCCGCGCCGCATCGACATGGGCTTTATCCAGCCGCCGCCGGGCAACACCGGCTACCGCGACGGCAACCGCCGCGGCCGCGAAGGCATCCGCGACTACATGGCGTATATCGCCGAGCTGTGCCAGAAATACCCTGACCGCTTTATCGGCAACTTCACCTTCAACCCGCGCTGGGGCCCGGAAGAAGGCGCGCTGGAGCTGGAATTCCACGTCAAGGAGTACGGCTTCAAGATGCTGAAGCTGCATGCCAACATGCACGGCTACCGGCCAGACCGCGCGCTGGACTGGCTGCGCCCGGCGATGAAGGTCTGCGCCAAGTACAACGTCGTGGTGCTGATCCACACCGGCGACGGCCCATACACGATTCCGACGATGTTCTATCCGATCATCCGCGAATTCCCGATGGTCAATTTCATCATCGGGCATTTCGGTATCCAGACCGGCGGCAACTATTCGTTCGAGGCGTTCTGGATGGCCATGGACACGCCCAACGTGTACTGCGAATCGGGCTGGTGCTTCCAGTCGCGCATCGTCGAGTTCGCGCGCCAGCTGCCGCGCGACAAGATCGTGTTTGGCACCGACACGCCGCCCAACGAGCCCGGCATGTGGCTGCGCGAGCTGGAAATGCTGTGCGGCCCCGCGCCGCAGGGCATGGACCTGGACGAGGACGGGCTGGAGGACTACATGGGCAACAACATCGCCCGGCTGGTCGGCATCGAGCCCACGGCGCCGCCCAGGACGCAGGAAGAGGCCCTGGCGCGGCTGAAGGACACCTACGCCAGCACCCGGTAG
- a CDS encoding UbiD family decarboxylase yields MNSPSAPFAAATPARQPFHDTSQDFHQFLAAYREAFPEDVLHIREPVGADQDPTALVWTLAAQGRHPALLFDHVEGLGTSLATNLFASRERVGRMLGGVPPAGIHAEYQARSRRMVAPRVLDSGAVTGHVETQHIDLRTIPAIRHFATDRGPYITNAILIAEDPDSGIGNASYHRSMLHSPTEIATSLHSRGHLWRMQQRAAELGRPLPVAMVIGAHPLFMLAGAARLPFGVDERHVAGGLFGAPLEVVRTPRHGILVPAHAEIVLEGVIDPEARVDEGPFGEFTGYSSDRSTNNLLRVQSVMRRTDAWLVDVVGGNSAEHLNLGRIPRESEMVEKLRERFPGVTAVHYPSSGTHFHAYVALRQSRPGEARQVMLGLLGWDPYLKTVVAVDEDVDITRDEEVLWAMATHLQPHLDVVVVDGLPGSALDPSASGVGTTSRMGLDATRGPSFDGIRARIDPAAMARAAALLARLERAASHVP; encoded by the coding sequence ATGAACTCACCCTCAGCGCCCTTCGCCGCCGCGACGCCGGCGCGCCAGCCTTTCCATGACACCTCGCAGGACTTCCACCAGTTCCTGGCCGCCTACCGCGAGGCCTTTCCCGAAGACGTGCTGCATATCCGCGAGCCGGTTGGCGCCGACCAGGACCCGACCGCGCTGGTATGGACGCTCGCTGCGCAGGGCCGTCATCCGGCGCTGCTGTTCGACCATGTCGAAGGCCTGGGCACGTCGCTGGCCACCAACCTGTTCGCCTCGCGCGAGCGCGTGGGGCGCATGCTGGGCGGCGTGCCGCCCGCCGGCATCCATGCCGAATACCAGGCCCGCAGCCGCCGCATGGTGGCGCCGCGCGTGCTGGACAGCGGCGCTGTCACCGGCCATGTCGAGACGCAGCACATCGACCTGCGCACGATTCCGGCGATCCGGCACTTCGCCACCGACCGCGGTCCCTATATCACCAACGCGATCCTGATCGCCGAAGACCCCGACAGCGGCATCGGCAACGCCAGCTACCACCGCTCGATGCTGCATTCGCCCACCGAGATCGCCACCAGCCTGCATTCGCGCGGCCACCTGTGGCGCATGCAGCAGCGCGCCGCCGAACTGGGCCGCCCGTTGCCGGTGGCGATGGTGATCGGCGCGCATCCGCTGTTCATGCTGGCGGGCGCCGCGCGGCTGCCGTTCGGCGTGGACGAGCGCCATGTCGCCGGCGGGCTGTTCGGCGCGCCACTGGAAGTGGTACGCACGCCGCGCCACGGCATCCTGGTGCCGGCGCATGCCGAGATCGTGCTGGAAGGCGTGATCGATCCCGAGGCGCGCGTCGACGAAGGCCCGTTCGGCGAGTTCACCGGCTATTCGTCGGACCGCTCGACCAACAACCTGCTGCGCGTGCAGAGCGTGATGCGGCGCACGGACGCGTGGCTGGTCGACGTGGTCGGCGGCAACTCGGCCGAGCACCTGAACCTGGGCCGGATCCCGCGCGAGTCCGAGATGGTGGAAAAGCTGCGCGAGCGCTTCCCCGGCGTCACCGCGGTGCACTACCCCAGCTCCGGCACGCATTTCCACGCCTACGTGGCGCTGCGCCAGAGCCGCCCCGGCGAAGCGCGCCAGGTGATGCTGGGGCTGCTCGGCTGGGACCCGTACCTGAAGACGGTAGTGGCTGTGGATGAAGACGTCGACATCACCCGCGACGAGGAAGTGCTGTGGGCCATGGCCACGCACCTGCAGCCGCACCTGGACGTGGTGGTGGTCGATGGGCTGCCCGGCAGCGCACTGGACCCGTCGGCATCTGGCGTCGGCACGACATCGCGCATGGGGCTGGATGCCACGCGCGGGCCGAGTTTCGACGGCATCCGCGCGCGCATCGATCCCGCCGCGATGGCACGCGCGGCCGCGCTGCTGGCGCGGCTGGAGCGTGCGGCATCGCACGTGCCGTGA
- a CDS encoding endo alpha-1,4 polygalactosaminidase: MHGNDAKKAAALLSVALSLALGGCGGDGGQTEMVSPTAAATTRSITETTTSATTRWAPALTDTWQIQLTGRLNTSYAVTAYDFDLFDTPQATIDALKAQGRRVICYFSAGSSEDWRPDFNQFTEADQGAPLSGWAGERWLDTRSANVRRIMQARMDLAVSKGCDAVDPDNVDGYTNSPGLPLTAETQLDYNRFLAAEAHARGLAVGLKNDVGQVAELAASFDFAINEQCFQYRECGAYTAFTGQGKPVFQIEYATKYRDAATRAALCAKSQAANLRTLVLPRTLNGSFRYACDA; the protein is encoded by the coding sequence ATGCATGGCAACGATGCGAAGAAGGCAGCGGCGCTGCTGTCGGTTGCGCTGAGCCTGGCACTGGGCGGCTGCGGCGGCGACGGCGGACAGACCGAGATGGTGTCGCCGACGGCCGCGGCCACGACGCGGTCCATCACCGAAACCACCACCAGCGCCACCACGCGCTGGGCCCCGGCGCTTACCGACACCTGGCAGATCCAGCTGACCGGCAGGCTCAATACCAGCTATGCGGTGACCGCCTATGACTTCGACCTGTTCGATACGCCGCAGGCCACCATCGATGCGCTCAAGGCGCAGGGCCGGCGCGTGATCTGCTACTTCTCGGCGGGCAGTTCAGAGGACTGGCGTCCCGACTTCAACCAGTTTACCGAGGCGGACCAGGGCGCCCCGCTGTCGGGCTGGGCCGGCGAGCGCTGGCTGGATACGCGCTCGGCCAACGTGCGTCGCATCATGCAGGCGCGCATGGACCTGGCGGTCAGCAAAGGCTGCGATGCGGTCGATCCTGACAATGTCGATGGCTATACCAACAGTCCCGGCCTGCCGCTGACAGCCGAGACCCAGCTCGACTACAACCGCTTCCTGGCGGCGGAGGCGCATGCGCGCGGGCTGGCGGTCGGTTTGAAGAACGACGTGGGGCAGGTGGCCGAGCTGGCCGCGAGCTTTGACTTCGCCATCAACGAACAGTGCTTCCAGTACCGCGAGTGCGGTGCCTATACCGCGTTCACGGGGCAGGGCAAGCCGGTATTCCAGATCGAATACGCCACCAAGTACCGTGACGCCGCCACGCGCGCCGCGCTGTGCGCCAAGTCCCAGGCGGCCAATCTGCGCACGCTGGTGCTGCCCAGGACGCTGAACGGGTCGTTCCGCTACGCCTGCGACGCCTGA
- a CDS encoding M48 family metallopeptidase encodes MRFLGGYPPGVLEQVRELVAAGRLGDHLARRYPGRHTVQTDRALYAYTTDIKQEYLRSAPPLHKVGFDARLDSAQRALGLHTAISRVQGGKLKAKKEIRVASLFKEAPPEFLRMIVVHELAHLKESEHDKAFYRLCEYMEPRYHQLEFDTRLYLAWRELERAAPAGGIDPGAQASQA; translated from the coding sequence ATGCGCTTCCTGGGCGGCTATCCGCCCGGCGTGCTGGAGCAGGTGCGCGAACTGGTCGCCGCCGGCCGGCTCGGCGACCATCTGGCCCGCCGCTACCCGGGGCGCCACACCGTGCAGACCGACCGCGCGCTGTACGCATACACCACGGACATCAAGCAGGAATACCTGCGCAGCGCGCCGCCGCTGCACAAGGTGGGGTTCGATGCGCGCCTGGATTCCGCCCAGCGCGCGCTCGGCCTGCATACCGCGATCTCACGCGTGCAGGGCGGCAAGCTCAAGGCCAAGAAGGAAATCCGCGTCGCCTCGCTGTTCAAGGAGGCGCCGCCGGAGTTCCTGCGCATGATCGTCGTGCACGAGCTTGCCCACCTGAAGGAAAGCGAGCACGACAAGGCCTTCTACCGGCTCTGCGAGTACATGGAGCCGCGCTACCACCAGCTCGAGTTCGATACGCGGCTCTACCTGGCCTGGCGGGAGCTGGAACGCGCCGCTCCCGCCGGCGGCATCGACCCGGGCGCTCAGGCGTCGCAGGCGTAG
- a CDS encoding amidohydrolase family protein, whose protein sequence is MIIDTSCYPTNLVDLAWRHDGDPFTGERLIQMMDGPFTINGKPRRIDKAFIQPPQGNTIYTYTDGVKSGSESIDAYMAYTVEMVKKYPDRFIGCFVYNPRCGVQNGVNAIEHYVKKLGFKMVQFQANMHAYRPDRALDWLRPALQKCAELGVLVKLHTGDGPYSIPTEWVPMMKEFPTVNFIMAHFGVQTGGVYCFEPFQMAMDMPNVYCESGWCLQSRIVEFAKVLPKHKILFGSDTPPNEPGMWLRLLEVLCFEPPQGLNLDEDTLEDYLGNNVARMIGLEPTPVPRTLEEAKARLAA, encoded by the coding sequence ATGATCATCGACACCAGCTGTTATCCGACGAACCTGGTGGACCTGGCCTGGCGCCACGACGGCGACCCGTTCACCGGCGAGCGCCTGATCCAGATGATGGACGGCCCGTTCACCATCAACGGCAAGCCGCGCCGCATCGACAAGGCCTTTATCCAGCCGCCGCAGGGCAACACCATCTACACCTACACCGACGGCGTGAAGTCGGGCAGCGAATCGATCGACGCGTACATGGCCTACACCGTCGAGATGGTGAAGAAGTATCCCGACCGCTTTATCGGCTGCTTCGTCTACAACCCGCGCTGCGGCGTGCAGAACGGCGTCAACGCCATCGAGCACTACGTGAAGAAGCTGGGCTTCAAGATGGTCCAGTTCCAGGCCAACATGCACGCGTACCGCCCGGACCGCGCGCTGGACTGGCTGCGCCCGGCGCTGCAGAAATGCGCCGAGCTGGGCGTGCTGGTCAAGCTGCATACCGGCGACGGCCCCTACAGCATCCCGACCGAATGGGTGCCGATGATGAAGGAGTTCCCGACGGTGAACTTCATCATGGCCCACTTCGGCGTGCAGACCGGCGGCGTCTACTGCTTCGAGCCGTTCCAGATGGCGATGGACATGCCCAACGTGTACTGCGAATCGGGCTGGTGCCTGCAGTCGCGCATCGTCGAGTTCGCCAAGGTGCTGCCCAAGCACAAGATCCTGTTCGGTTCCGATACCCCGCCCAACGAGCCCGGCATGTGGCTGCGCCTGCTGGAGGTGCTGTGCTTCGAGCCGCCGCAGGGCCTGAACCTGGATGAAGACACGCTCGAGGACTACCTCGGCAACAACGTCGCACGGATGATCGGCCTGGAGCCGACGCCGGTGCCGCGCACGCTGGAAGAAGCGAAAGCGCGCCTGGCTGCCTGA